The Megalobrama amblycephala isolate DHTTF-2021 linkage group LG8, ASM1881202v1, whole genome shotgun sequence region tttgggAAATATCAGTGTATaggatctgtgtattgttagagaaatgttttatgcattacaatttaactaaattagattttagtcaactaaatctgctgtagatttagtcgactaaaatcttatgatatttagtcgactaaaactagactaaaactaaaacaatttccgatgactaaaatatgactaaaactaaatggcattttagtcaaaagactatgactaaaactaaatcaaaatttgctgtcaaaattaacactgcttcaaagaAACCAATCAGTTGTTGAGAAGGTAAATttaaaataagctaaaacaagtaaaaacaaaacattctaGAGGTCCCCTTGGATGTTCGCTGAGGCCCTCTAGTGCCATTCTTGTAGGCTAGATTAAATTTAGAATTGGCCTCACTATTAGCCTTACTTTTTCTTATTGCTAAACAGCCATCTGCTCTCTGTGCAAGATTGGCCTCACTGTATGGTCTAACCCCGTTATTTAAGCTTTCTAATTTAGTCAAGGTTGGTCAGACAAAGATGCTTATCTTCTGCATACGTTGCCATAACCTGTCATTCAGGGGACATGTTTGTCCTCTCTCAGCCTGTGCCAACTTTGTTATCTTCCTCTGGACGCTCCGCGTTGTCAGCCTTGATTTGGGTGGTGCTGAATGGGCAGATTGGGACGAGTTTACTGCCGACAAATTTCATTCTCTAGATTTATCACACTTGTCATGTCTGTCGTATACGCAGAGGTCGTAtaacatgttaattatgaaGGGATGATTTCCCACACAGGTTAAGTTTGATGCTCCTGCTGGATTATTTATTATCagttaaataattgtttttctcCCCCATGAACTAACAGTAGCGTTAAACTGTCTGGAAGCCGGTTTATTTCAGTTATGTGAGCCCCCAATCAAGGTTTTCATATATTGTATTCTCTGTTGAGAAGATATTGCTGACATTTGTTTTCATTATGCAGTGGTTTACAgttattaacagaaaaaaaagttttgccaTGTGAGTCCAAGTAGGTTGAAGTGCAGTTTCACCCGAGTGCTGTAAGTGACTAATTTAAagaaagatttatttatttatttttttatcttattGTCTAAATGTGTTGCCATAAATATGATGCACCCAACTATCACTGAGAAACATTCTGTAAACTAAATATACATAATACAGCTGAGTATGTACAAAGCATAACCTGGAGTCAATATGACTCAGTAACAGAAAGAGACATGCAGACCATAACGTTACATTTCTTGGTaacactttgtaataattttcaacatcaaaattacaagaacatatatattgctttttttttgtttatttaatataatataaatgtgttCTTAAGCATTAAGGTTATGAtttaatgaaagttattataaagtgttacccattttgCTTTTCTACTGTTGCACATTTGTGTAAATTGCTTAAATACATTCTTTAAGTAAACATACAATATGTGAAATGACGTTGAGAAGTTCTATAGTTGAATGCATGGCAGTTCTATAATATTATCCATATATATCCATATCCATTTAGTCTACAAATATACAGTATTGTTGATTCCTGTTGACTCTTGATAATGACATGCACCAGATCCTGTTTTAGAGGTGTGATCTTGCCATTTGAACCTCTTtagttttaagattttttttttttttacagtctacaAGTTTGCTTTCTGATGACATGTGAAGATTTTGAACTAACATGTTGCAATGACCCTTTGACTTGGTTTTTTTTACCCTCTAACAGAGTCAATGACCTGTTGCAGTTGCATCATTGAGTTTCGGCCGTCTGTAGAGAAAGGGAAAAGCTTTGTTGGCCAGTGTCTACTGCCAATGTGGCCCCTCTAATTGATTCTGAATTACCCAATAGAGAATATAGGGTCAGGGATTATTGAAACTGGGTTGATGGTCTTATGGTGATCTTTGTGGATTTGAGAGTATAGGAGCTTCCTTTTGCTGGCCTCCAGTAGATTCCTTTCCTGCGCTGATGGCGAGTCCTCAGCCTTACCCAAGCGTATCTCCCATTTAAGTTGGTGTCCCCACATGCATCAAACCACCAACCACCTGAAACCAGCAAACAATTATTATTCAAGGGATATTTAGTTATGAATTGtatgaataattaaatatttaatttaaccgTTTGATACCTGTATAGTTACGGGCACAGTTGGACTCATCATGTTTATCGTTGTCTCTATCTTTGGTTGAGAACTTCATGCCTGTGTGGTTGCTCATGGAATCAGGCAGATCTCCGGACAAAGGTGCCACGTGAAGGGCGTAATCAGATGCGGGGCCTTCCAGGGTGAACGTGTACTCAATGAATCTCTTTTCCTCCTTCCAGTCTTCCAGTTCAATGTGTAAAATGTATTCTCCTTGCTGAGCGATGGAATGGATCTTCGCCAAGCCAAGCCAGAACTCTTCTGTAACGCAAGGACATTTCCGCTTAGTTGAAAACGAAAGTTTCCATTTCTAGTAATCATGCCAGGAGGAGACTTGATCAATTTGAATCAGTCTGAATCATTCGTTGCCTCTGCTGGCACTGCTTCAAGTCTATAGTATCAATTGTATTTTGCAATTGTCTTCAGCTAAAGATGCATCATACTACAGAGGCTTAAGCTGTTCATATTTTATCAAACATCTACAGTAGGAGTGGTAGACAAAGAAACGTGACACGACACAAAATGGCATACTTACTTTCCAATTTGCCAAATCCATGTTCATATTTTTCCCATGGCTGGTCAAAATCAACAGAACCATCCTCCCTCCTCTGAATGACTGTTGCTGCTCCATCTTAAAATAAAGAGTAaaagtaaactgtaaaaagaGAATCTTATATTCAGTTTGATAAGAATGGTGATAAAGGCGCAACCTTTGTAGTTAAAAAATTAACCACCTGTAGGTTTTCTTGTGCACTTTGTGATGGTCTGTCACAGTTTTTGTAATCAATATCAGTAGGAAGTCTGATTAGGTGTGCATTATTGGTCCCTTACCAGAACTTATCTCGCAGTAAACATAGAAAGGTTCAGATTGATTGGGTTTGATTGGGTAAATTCCACTGGTCCTCTGGCCTCTTTTGAACACATCACTGCAGTCCGTTGGAAAGTCTGTGCAGCAAAATACACAGTTGAtggttttggttttattaaagcAACAATTCAAATTGTTAATTGATTTCATGCTTTTCTTACCATTTATTTCTGAAGTTCCATTGGTGGAGTTGATTGTTAGGTACCGAAAAGGGTCAGGTGTTTCTGGGTTTAAATCCAAAGGTTTGTCAGCTGTGTCTTGAAAAGCATCATAGTTCAcctgaataaatgaatatttattcTCAGTAAATGCAAATAAAGCCAGGAGAATTACAGTGATGATAATTTTAAATTCAGTAAATATTCTTTGTTTTATATTCAGTAGGATTTCTAATCACTTGACTTGAATTGAAAAATGAatctaaaaagtaaaaaaaaaaaaaaagtaaataaaatatacaaaatatttagcTAGCTAGAAATTGTTCTTTTGTGAGTGCAATCTCTATAACATGTTATCTAAATGTTATCTATGTGGGgaccatttttattaaaaatacattgaaGGATAAATTCAGAATGCATAATCTTAAATTTCTAATgaaaataacatgaaatattATAGTTAAATGGATGAATACCTTATCCTCAAGACTCTTAATTTTGATCTTCTGGTAATTTAGCTGTTCGTGTTGCTCTTTAACAGATTTAAGCAGGTCTGTAATGGTCCTTTCTTGTGTTTCAATAACATCCTGCAACAGATAAAAGTTGTTAATGGAGTAAATACATAACTGGATTCAGTTGGAGCAGATGCCTGTTCAGCGGTACATTTTATCTGAACTTTTAttgatatacatttttattcgcACTTGCCATGAAGTGTGATTTGTGTGCATTTTTAGACATTGTTATTTATAAAATTGGTATTGCCAAGCCCTATAGATATATTGCAAATTTGGACCTTTATAATTTGAAATTCTGAATTAACTTGACTGGACTCACCTTCAAAGCAGTGATCTCTTGAAGTTGCTCCAGAGGCATCATGCTCTGAGACAAGCCCTTCAGCTTCTCCTCCAGCCCACCAACCTTGCTATGCAACTGGCTTCGTTCTTGGAGAATGTTGTTAATTTTGGAGTTGATCTCCAGTGACAAGTTTCTGATCTCCTCGTTGTTGGCCTTCAAAAATATGGTCGTCTCCTTCAACTTCTCTTCTTCCTCTTTGATCTCACTGGTGACCACTGAGAGCTGGTAGAAGGAGCGATCAAAGATGTTGAGCTTCTGGAAGATGTCGTTGATCTGAGACTTGGTCTTGTGCACAAACTCTCGGAGACTCTGCCCCAGCTGGAGCAAACCGTTAGCTAAGAGTCGCACGTCATCTAACATGGCAAAACGTGATCTAGCCTCAGTTGGCGGAGCGGTGATTAGGATAGGTGCCTCCGTGGGTGCTTTTCTCAGGTTAGAGCCTGCGCTTGTTGTGGACAAGCTTAGCCAAAAAAGCAAGAAAATCAACATCATTTTAGGCATTTTCTTCACTGCGTCAGTCTGTTCCCAATGCCTGTCTGCGTGCTAGACTCTTTTAACCTCCCTTTCTTGGTACTCTTCTCATCTCCTACTCTGAGAACAAAAACAGCAGAGATTCCTCAAATATATACCGCTACACTGAGAGGGGAGGGAGCATTTGGTAATTATTAAGCTGGCTTTGCTTGAGCGTCCTCCTCCCAATCTGGGAAAGTTTACTCGGTGCAGACAATTTACAgtatctcacacacacacaaacacacacacacacacacacacacacacacacacacacacacacacacacacacacacacacacacacactgccccCACTCACCACACATCCATAACCTGGTCCCTGGTTGCATCTGATAAGCAAAGATGAACGATACTGATGAATCATCCTGCCGATCGATCACATCATAACCGCGGTCACTTGGTGCTCTGTGCATGCACCGCTAGACtggaattaataataaaagtatgcGATTTATGGTTCTGGCTTTGATTTAATGGTCTCCTGAATCAGCGGAGCATCACTCTCAGGTGCCACTAAGCATGTACAAGCGGGATCGTCGCTGGATCTCAGAACGATTCGGCTCAGGTGGTAATAGAAATGAGTGATGACTGAAGTTGGGGGAGTTTGTGCCATTTGCACTGATAAGTACAGGCTTTTTATTTACTGCTGCTTCGTATTAATCTCCCTTCAGGGTTCAGCGGGGCTTTTTTTTCTCCTGATGGCCTGGTCGGGCCAGTAGTTTAGATTTTTAAGTAGTTTAGATAtgtttatatactatatataatttagaaaaaaaaaatatatatatatattttttttaataaatttgaataattGGATCAAATTCTACTGTTTTAAAAACCTTTACTACTAATTTTCAATCAATTATACAGCTACAATACAATTTCAGGACAGCTGTATTCATAGCTAAGTCATATTCACTCTTgtaatacacatatatatatatatatatatatatatatatatatatatatatatcacatacacacaaaatctCATGTCAACCATTTAGATACCATTAGATACCTTTGGTAAAATGTTGCATAATGTTAAATTTGGTGAGTTTTAATTATAAGAATTTTCAACAACAATGTTCAATAAAGATGTTTTAGTTTGGTTTACtgtttttaaatctttaaactTAGCAGCTTGTTAGGGAGAGGAGGTATTCATGGCCAAAAGTTTGCAAACACCCTAAATTTGGACCCTACTGATAAACTATTGAACCTCTTACTATTTTTGATctactgaaatatttttttccctgaTGTTTTAATGGTGGAATAATCTCCACTATTAAACACTTTTGCAGATAGatgatatttttttaagagaGACAAACAATCATGCATTTATCATGACAATATTCAGCCAAATTTAGGAGTGTACTGAAGTATTTTCAGACCATTGCTATTCAGCTATAGTCCATTCTTgaataaataatgcattttgaTTTGCCATTTTACTATTTGATGGCAAATCAAACTAATTAATTTTATAGTAATTGGATTTACATGACGCTTGCTTCttccaaaaatgttttgaaatactAATGTAATGTATGAAACTGTGTCAGTGTTTTTGGTGTAGTTTAAATAACCTATGTAGCAATATATATGGTTGTTTGAAAGTATTTATGGATGCTGTTCAGTACACTTTAGGGTGAAACAaactttattgcatttttatttgcCTGTCAGCTTAactttatgttttatgtttgcgGTGTCGTTGCAATGATGTATAATCATTGCCCTGCTGCAAGTATGTACTGTACCAACTGGTTCTGTTCAGACAGGTGCTGAAAGTTTGGCCTCAATCCATATTTGTAGACACAGCAAACACGACCTGACTCCCATTGTGTACCCAGAGGCCATTCAGGGTGCAGGAGCTTGTGTGTCAGCGGTTGGGAGGTGGATGTGGATGGAAATATCCTCTCCAATGTCCCTTCTTATACCCTGTgccaaataaaaaatgtattgtaaccCATTATTATTTGATGAGTTTGCTGATCTAGATAGATCTGAAGAACATTTTTGGTTggaatttctctctttttttccttttttttatttgaatgcaaCTTTTATGGAAACATTTCCAATACTTCACTTCTCCCTTGCTCATTTTCTCCTTTTGAATTTGAACAAAAGATCACAGTATGAAATAAGTGATATTAGCACCACATCAGAGAGTAGGTAATGTTGAGAGTGCATGAGATTTCTGTGCTCCTTGGAAAGTCTGTGACCTTTGCGGACTCTGCGGTCTCCCAGGAGAGTATGTTCCACGTCACTGCAGTATTTCTGTCCATTCCAGCAGCTACTGTAACCGCAGAACGGAAACGGCTGTGCAACAAAAATCTTTGCAATGAAAAGATCAGTGGGGATTAATGTTGTCCCAAATTTTGTCCCCTGCTTTTTGCTTTAAGACATTTTCACATGTGAACTGTTTTTGAAGTTCtgttttgtaatttaattttcatgtcatatttttaaagaatgtcCTGTTTTAATAATTGGTTGTTGTTTTCATCGTAAtctttgttttcatttcatgggaacgtttctgttttatttttaaatatcttaatttcagTTAAGGATCTGTCTGAGAAACCAGAAGAACATTTCCAGAATTATTTACCCATGCAATTAGAAAAACCTTTGATTATAAGCTTTACAAAACCTGCTTGAAGAACTtctaaatatgttaaaataaaattggaTTCAAATGTCTGTTTAATTGAATGGGAGCAGTAAGGATCAAACATTTGATGTATGAACAACTTTCCTTGCCCTGTCTACCTGCGTTTGTAGGAACCTCCTGTACGTGAACCCACAGAGCCTGAACTTCGCAAATCGTCAAGGCTCTGCCCGTAACATTACAGTGAAAGTACAGTTCATGAATGGGGAAGATCCTAGCAACGCTATGCCTGTAAGTTTTGACAGATTGATTTACAATCTCTCATATAGCCAAACATGTCATGGGGAAACACTCTCTTGATTTGGTGAAATGGAATCATATACTTAGTTCTTTCTTCCATGGTCTCTTAGGTAATCTACGGGAAATCCAGCTGTGCAGAGTATTCAAAGGAGGCTTACACTTCTGTAGTCTATCATAATCGGTGAGTTCATGGTTGCAGCTTCTATTAAAAACTCACTTACATGACATCATGCAGAAGTCTTCAACATGAGATCAAATATCAGCTCAGAGAATGACACTGTTAGTTTTACATGATTTTGGAACAACAGTTACAAGTTTTAcaatatttctctttttttctcatttctcaAATGTTCTTTCCTCAGATCACCTGATTTCCACGATGAAGTTAAAATCAAGCTACCAGCCTCTCTGACCGA contains the following coding sequences:
- the angptl3 gene encoding angiopoietin-related protein 3, translated to MPKMMLIFLLFWLSLSTTSAGSNLRKAPTEAPILITAPPTEARSRFAMLDDVRLLANGLLQLGQSLREFVHKTKSQINDIFQKLNIFDRSFYQLSVVTSEIKEEEEKLKETTIFLKANNEEIRNLSLEINSKINNILQERSQLHSKVGGLEEKLKGLSQSMMPLEQLQEITALKDVIETQERTITDLLKSVKEQHEQLNYQKIKIKSLEDKVNYDAFQDTADKPLDLNPETPDPFRYLTINSTNGTSEINDFPTDCSDVFKRGQRTSGIYPIKPNQSEPFYVYCEISSDGAATVIQRREDGSVDFDQPWEKYEHGFGKLEKEFWLGLAKIHSIAQQGEYILHIELEDWKEEKRFIEYTFTLEGPASDYALHVAPLSGDLPDSMSNHTGMKFSTKDRDNDKHDESNCARNYTGGWWFDACGDTNLNGRYAWVRLRTRHQRRKGIYWRPAKGSSYTLKSTKITIRPSTQFQ